One Molothrus ater isolate BHLD 08-10-18 breed brown headed cowbird chromosome 14, BPBGC_Mater_1.1, whole genome shotgun sequence DNA segment encodes these proteins:
- the SLC7A3 gene encoding cationic amino acid transporter 3, producing MLREKMTVFGKKLIRRRMVDLSSDDTHFARCLSTVDLVSLGVGSTLGAGVYVLAGEVAKEMAGPSIVLSFLVAAFSSVLAGLCYAEFGARVPKAGSAYLYSYVTVGEIWAFIAGWNLILSYVIGTASVARAWSATFDNIIGNHISTFFTTNIPMHVPGVLAEHPDFFALILILLLTVLLSFGVSESALVNKIFTAVNLLVLSFVIIAGFIKGNIKNWQLSEESHVNLSLLDTPDDMKKAFGSGGFFPFGLEGMLTGAATCFYAFVGFDCIATTGEEARNPQRSIPIGIIVSLLICFVAYFGVSASLTLMVPYFLLNKSSPLPEAFKEVGWEPARYAVAVGSLCALSTSLLGSMFPMPRVIHAMAEDGLLFKFLSRIHSGRKTPLIATFVSGFFAAVFALLLDLKDLVDLMSIGTLLAYSLVAVCVLILRYQPRQPNSPKAVEMLELNGNEEERVIMNPAISAASAQHKETLSLATLFNPPGDAPTVLSGRIVYVCVAVIAALITVICVVLTLSVDALKDANVGSVVLLVLLLVALLIFTIIIWRQPQSNARLNFKVPFLPLVPILSTFINILLMVQLSAGTWARFAVCMVVGFIIYFTYGIWNSVEEKNAETACATAEKPLHHPGLDLSPGAAAV from the exons AtgctgagggaaaaaatgacCGTTTTTGGGAAGAAGCTGATCCGCCGGCGCATGGTGGACCTGAGCTCTGATGACACACATTTTGCTCGCTGCCTCTCCACAGTGGACCTCGTATCCCTGGGGGTGGGCAGCACACTAGGGGCTGGTGTGTATGTGCTGGCCGGGGAGGTGGCCAAGGAGATGGCTGGTCCCTCCATCGTCCTCTCCTTCCTGGTGGCTGCTTTCTCATCGGTACTGGCTGGACTCTGCTATGCAGAGTTTGGGGCCCGTGTCCCCAAGGCTGGCTCTGCGTACCTCTACAGCTACGTTACCGTCGGCGAGATCTGGGCTTTTATAGCCGGGTGGAACCTCATTCTCTCCTATGTGATAG GTACGGCCAGTGTGGCTCGAGCCTGGAGTGCAACATTTGACAACATCATCGGCAACCACATCTCCACCTTCTTCACCACCAACATCCCAATGCATGTGCCAGGAGTGCTGGCTGAGCATCCAGACTTCTTTGCTTTGATCCTGATTTTGCTGCTTACTG TACTGCTGTCTTTTGGTGTCAGTGAATCTGCCCTGGTGAACAAAATCTTCACGGCGGTGAACCTGTTGGTGCTGAGCTTTGTCATCATTGCTGGCTTCATCAAGGGAAACATCAAGAACTGGCAGCTTTCAGAGGAGAGCCATGTCAATTTGTCACTGCTAGACACACCGGATGACAT gaaaaaagcttttggcTCTGGtgggtttttcccctttggaCTGGAAGGGATGCTGACCGGCGCTGCCACCTGTTTCTATGCCTTCGTGGGCTTTGACTGCATTGCCACCACAG GGGAAGAAGCCAGGAACCCACAGCGCTCGATTCCCATTGGCATCATTGTGTCCCTCCTCATCTGCTTTGTGGCTTATTTCGGGGTGTCTGCATCCCTGACTCTCATGGTGCCCTACTTCCTCCTGAACAAGAGCAGTCCTCTGCCTGAGGCTTTCAAGGAGGTTGGTTGGGAGCCCGCCCGCTACGCCGTTGCTGTTGGCTCGCTCTGTGCCCTCTCCACCAG CTTGCTGGGCTCCATGTTCCCCATGCCCCGAGTGATCCATGCCATGGCAGAGGATGGGCTGCTCTTCAAGTTCCTCTCCCGGATCCACAGTGGCAGAAAGACCCCTCTGATCGCCACCTTTGTCTCGGGGTTCTTTGCAG CGGTGTTTGCCCTCCTGCTTGACCTGAAGGACCTGGTGGACCTCATGTCGATCGGCACGCTGCTGGCCTACTCCCTGGTGGCGGTGTGCGTGCTCATCCTCCG GTACCAGCCCAGGCAGCCGAACTCCCCGAAGGCCGTGGAAATGCTGGAGCTGAATGGGAACGAGGAGGAGAGAGTGATCATGAACCCAGCCAtcagtgctgccagtgcccagcacaaAGAGACCTTGTCCCTGGCGACGCTCTTCAACCCGCCTGGGGACGCGCCCACTGTGCTCTCGGGGCGCATTGTCTATGTCTGTGTCGCGGTCATTG CTGCACTGATCACAGTCATCTGCGTGGTCCTGACCCTCAGTGTGGATGCACTGAAGGATGCCAATGTGGGCTCTGTTGTGCTTCTGGTGCTGCTCCTCGTGGCCCTGCTCATTTTCACCATCATCATTTGGAGGCAGCCGCAGAGCAATGCACGATTAAACTTCAAA GTACCTTTCCTGCCACTGGTGCCAATCCTCAGCACCTTCATTAACATCCTGCTGATGGTCCAGCTGAGTGCGGGCACCTGGGCGCGGTTTGCCGTCTGCATGGTTGTGG GTTTCATTATTTACTTCACCTATGGGATTTGGAACAGCGTGGAAGAGAAAAATGCGGAAACagcctgtgccacagcagaaaAACCTCTGCACCATCCTGGGCTGGacctcagccctggggctgctgcagtcTGA
- the LOC118698822 gene encoding nuclear cap-binding protein subunit 2 produces the protein MSGLLHTTLSGLNSDSYCEISQYRDQHFRGSRQLQEKSLKISSTLYVGNLSFYTTEEQIQELFSKCGDVKRIVMGLDKIKKTPCGFCFVEYYTRADAEHAMRFINGTRLDDRIIRTDWDAGFKEGRQYGRGKTGGQVRDEYRTDYDVGRGGFGKIIQMQKANHQPAIY, from the exons ATGTCGGGGCTGCTGCACACCACGCTCAGCGGGCTCAACAGCGACTCGTACTGCGAGATCAGCCAGTACCGCGACCAGCACTTCCGG GGtagcaggcagctgcaggagaaatcGCTGAAGATTTCCTCCACGCTCTATGTCGGCAACCTGTCCTTCTACACCACCGAGGAGCAGATCCAGGAGCTCTTCTCCAAGTGCGGGGATGTCAAGAGGATTGTCATGGGTCTGGACAAGATCAAGAAAACCCCCTGTGGCTTCTGCTTTGTAGA GTACTACACAAGAGCAGATGCTGAGCACGCCATGAGGTTCATCAACGGCACCCGGCTGGACGACCGCATCATCCGCACGGACTGGGACGCAGGGTTTAAGGAGGGGAGGCAGTATGGGAGAGGAAAGACTGGAGGACAG GTGCGAGATGAATACCGGACAGACTACGATGTGGGAAGAGGTGGCTTTGGCAAGATCATCCAGATGCAGAAGGCAAATCACCAGCCTGCAATCTATTAA